The window CCGGCCGTATATCGGCGCCCGGTTTATCATGGACATGTCAACATTTGATGGTGAAACATATACTGATTATCTGATCGCCCCGACCTTTGGAGCCGAATATTTCTTTTCCGATAATTTCTCGGTAACGGGCGAATACCGGTTTCATTTCATAATTGCGGATAAACAGTATTCACGGAATCTCCCCGCCGGTTCGACCGCCATCGAAACGGCCGCGGTTCTGGGCGTCAACTTTTATTTCTAAACCAGACAGGAGGCAGCCATGAAAATGCTGCTGTTATTTGGCATATTCTCGATACTGATTATTGCAGGATGCTCGGATAAAGAGGGTGTTATCTTTGACCCGACCTATGTCAACGACGGCTTTAAAGGAATAACCTACACTGCGCCTGACGGAGCCATCCTCGGCCCGGTGGATTCTGACGATTGGAGAATGTTTAGCGGTTCGCCAACATTTGTCATTTTCAAGGAAAATATTAATGGGCAAGCCACTAATTCCGAAAAAGTTATTCCGGACAGCTTTGCGGCACAGCCGGCCTTTCCCAACCCGACCAATAGCGAAATCGTTCTTCAGCTATCGATCCCTTTGGCAGGTAAATGGCAAATTATTATCATTGACGATGATTATCGTTCAATTAAGACTTTTGAAGGAACTTCTGATGCCGGGATTGTTGAAGTGGTATGGGACGGCACTGACCAATCGGGTCGGAAGGTGATCGGCGATGTTTACCGCGTCGTATATGAGTTTGGCTCATGCTGGGGTTATGGCGATATCTGGCTTACCGACTTCCAGGTGACAGGACCCAGACAGCATAATTGAGTATAATAATTGCGATAACCTGTCTTTAAATGGGGAATGGATGTTAAGAACTTGCCTTGTTTTATTACTATTTTCAGCTGTCATTATCGCCGGTTGCAGCGGTGATAATGGAACCAATCCTGCCAAAACCGTTATTATGCCGCTCAAGATAGGCAATATCTGGACCGGCAAATTATGGACGCTCGACGAGGGCACCAATACATACTACGAGCGGCAGGGCATTTATCGGGTCTCCGGCGAAAATAGTTATGACAATCAAACCTGGTTTGTTCTGGATAGGATCATTGACAACGACACTGCCAAAAGCATTTTTACCTTTCGTAATGAAACGGCCGGGTTATACGCCCTGTATGAAACCGACAGCATGACTGCGCTCAAAACCATGTGGGCCAAATATCCGGTCGCCGCCGGGTACCAGTTTCTTTCCGGATCGGACAACAGCGAAACGGTCACCGTAACCGCGATCGACACCGTCGTCTCGGTCCCCTACGGCGAATTTATTTGCAATGTCTATAAACGCGAATATCTCTCTACCAGCGGCCCTCGACAGGACATTTATTATCTCGGGACAAATATCGGTTTTATAAAAATAGAATTTTTCCAGACCAATATTGATGATCTGCTATATATGAACCAAATGTGGGAGCTGGAAATATATCAGGGGAGCAAAACCCCTTAAATCTATTTTTTTTGAGGGAAAGATATTAAATCATTGATTTAATGATTACATCGTCTGATTTTATGGTTATTGTTATCGTATAAGAGTAGATATATTCCCCTAATAGGAGGGTAAGGTGAACAGAAAATTATCAAAATTTATTTCAATTTCCCTGATCGCAGTTTTAATGCTCATTGCCTGCGCCACGGTGCCGATTACCGGTCGCAAAACCATCAATCTGATTCCGGTTGCGACCATCAATTCGCTCAGCTTTCAGCAGTATTCTGATTTTATTTCGACCAATAAGTTGAGCACAAATGCCGAGCAGACGGCAATGGTCAAGCGCGCCGGGCTGAGAATCCAGCATGCGGTCGAGCAGTATTTTGCGCAAAACAATATGTCACATCAACTTCAGGGTTATGAATGGGAATTCAACCTCGTTGAGGATTCCGCTGTCAACGCCTGGTGTATGCCGGGCGGCAAGGTGGTTGTTTATACGGGGATTCTTCCCATCACTAAGGATGAAAACGGCCTGGCGGTGGTGATGGGTCATGAAATCGCTCATGCCGTAGCCAATCACGGAAATGAACGCATGAGCCAGGGGCTGATGGTTCAAATGGGCGGAATGGCTCTCGAAAAGGCGCTGGAGTCAAAACCGAGCGAAACCCGAAGTCTGGCCATGGCCGCCTTTGGTGTCGGGACCGCCGTCGGCGTCCTTCTCCCCTACAGCCGGCTTCATGAATCCGAGGCCGACCATATGGGCCTTATCTTTATGGCTATGGCCGGTTATGATCCCAATACCGCCCCGACTTTCTGGGAAAGAATGGCGGCCGACAGCAAGGGCGCTCCGCCGGAAATTCTGAGTACGCATCCATCCGATGCCACCAGAATCGAAAATCTGAAAAAATATCTTCCCGAAGCCATGGAATACTATCGCAAGAGCAGAGGACAATAAGAATCGCTGATTTATCACAAATTTGAAGGCGGCCCTCGACAGGCCGCCTTTTTTATTTTATTGTATCTCGGAGCCTTATAAAATATTTTTTGTACAAATATTCAGGAGGATTCTATGAGAAGGCCGTTATTGCTATTTCTACTATTGGCAATTATCCCATTTATGTCCGCGAATAGCGAAAGAATCACTTTCGATGACCTGTATTCATATCCACAAATCAGTGATCCACAGTATTCACCCGATGGAAAGTCGATCGCCTTCGTTATCAAGACGAACGACCTCGATTCCGGCACATCAACCAATCAGATATGGATAATGAACAGCGACGGCTCGGACCTGAAACAGCTTATTGATCTGCCGGACGGGTCGAGCCATCCCCGCTGGTCGCCCGACGGCAAATGTCTGGCCTTTATAGCAGACGATGATGAGGGAAGCCAATTATACTTAATGACGTATGGGGAATATACTACCCGGCGCGTGACCTCGCTCTGGGGCGAAGTGTCCGGAGCGGAGTGGTCGGGATCATCCGACAAAATCATCTTTTATTCGTCCGTTTACCGCGACTGCAACAGCGACAGTTGCAATCGAGCACGAAGTAACGAGGATGAAAACAATCCGATCAGGGCCAGACTGTACGATCGACTGCTGTTCCGGCATTATGACAGTTGGGACGATGGCACGCAAAACCAGTTGTTTATTTATGATATCGCAGGCGACTCTGCCTATCAACTAACCAACGGCGATTACGATGCCCCCACCAATATCCTGGGCGGTAATACCGACTATGCTTTCTCTCCCGACGGCCGCGACGTTTGCTTTGTGATGAATTGCGATTCGATCCCGGCGCTGAGTACCAATAATGATCTTTTCATTGTTCCCTCGGTCGGCGGCGAACCGGCTCCAATCACCGACAACAAGGGTCAGGACAACAACCCGGTTTATTCGCCCGATGGTAAGTACATCGCCTATCTGTCGCAGGCGCGTGCCG is drawn from candidate division Zixibacteria bacterium HGW-Zixibacteria-1 and contains these coding sequences:
- a CDS encoding peptidase M48 codes for the protein MLIACATVPITGRKTINLIPVATINSLSFQQYSDFISTNKLSTNAEQTAMVKRAGLRIQHAVEQYFAQNNMSHQLQGYEWEFNLVEDSAVNAWCMPGGKVVVYTGILPITKDENGLAVVMGHEIAHAVANHGNERMSQGLMVQMGGMALEKALESKPSETRSLAMAAFGVGTAVGVLLPYSRLHESEADHMGLIFMAMAGYDPNTAPTFWERMAADSKGAPPEILSTHPSDATRIENLKKYLPEAMEYYRKSRGQ